The genomic interval TACTAATAGCCGTGATTTTTAAACGGTTTTCTCTTTGAATTAGTGCTGATTGAATTCTGCCAAAAGGAGTAATTAAATAAACAGTTGCTAACAAACAAATTGGTACAATCAGTCGATCATCATTGTAAAATCTCGCTACTGGGAAAGCCGCGATACACTGCAAAAAAAATACTCCGAAACAAACTAACCAATTTAGCCAGTATGCACTGTTACAGATAGATTCCAGATTTTCTTTATCAGCCTGAATTACTTTGCCAGCAATTCCAATTCTGGTAAATACTTGAGTGAATTCGTAAACTGTTAACACTAATGCAGCTAAACCATAGTCATAAGGACTTAAAAAGCGTGCCAAAATGACTGTTGTTAACAAACGAGAAACCCGAACAATTAATTCGCCACCACCTAACCAGCTTAGGTTGCGAATGAAATCATTATTCAGTTTGCTTTTTAACGTTGTTAATGATTGGTTTATGTTCATGATTTCTGCCTAATTTAGTAATAAAGTTTAGCTTTGAGAAGTTATAGGTTTAGTAGTGGGACTAGGGAATACTTTGCCCAATAAGTGAGAAATATTTGTCGAAAGTTTGTAAGGCAGAAGTCTCATTAATATTACTTTTAATAGTAATCTTTGGGTTTTGCGTTCTAGCAAAATTGGTGGAGAAAACAGAATAGATTTTCTGATGTTTCTACTTGCTTGTTTTACTCCTTTTTCATCCAAAGCATGAGCTAGAGACAACTGCACTAAAAAGCGGTAGCTGTTAGCTAAACTGCGTTTTTTCAAATATTTAAGTTCTTCAGGTGCTAATTGAAAAGCTCTTTCTGTGACTATGAGAATGTATTTTTCCATCACATCTACTTTCGATGTCATTGATTGGGAAGAACGACGATAAAGAATTTGATATTTAGGGACTAAAACAAAGGGACATAGAGCAGCTAACCGCAGATAATAATCCCAATCTTCTACTGATTTAAGTGTAGAGTCGAATCTGCCAGCGGCTTCGATAAACTTGCGGCGTACCATTAGGTTTGAGCCACTAGAAATAAAGTTTCTAATTAACAATTGGGGATAAACATTACCTTGATGATACAAGGGTTCCCAAGCATACATATATTCGCTATGTTCGTTAATAAAAGCAGTCCAACTGTAAGCGACTCCTGCTTCTGGATGTTGTTGTAAAGCAGTTACTTGAGACTCTAGTTTGTCTGGTGTCCATAAATCATCTGCATCAATAAAAGTAATAAATTCTCCTGTAGCTTTTTCGATTCCCCGATTTCGAGCTACTGGCAATCCGCCGTTAGGAAAAGTATAAACCTTGAGTCGCAAATCATTGATTTTGCTAAGAAGTTCTACTGTTGAGTCTGTAGAACCATCATTGATGACAATTATTTCAAAATCAGTAAAAGTTTGCTTTTGCAAAGATTCGATCGTTTCTAAAATAGTCTTTTCTGCATTGTAAGCAGGAATTATGACTGATACAGTGGGCATAATTAGTACCTCTTTGTGATTTTATAATTAAGCTAATAACTGCTATTTTGCAGGGTTAGCTCAGACTTAGAAACAAGGGAGAATTTTTCTTTTAAGGCAATACCTAAAATTACTAATCCAGGCCAATATAAATAAGCTAGAGTTTCCAGATTTTCGGCAAAAGAAAACATAATTAAGACTGTAAGTATCCCTAAAGCTACTTGGGCAGTAGTATTTTTTTGCGCTTTTATTAAACATTCAATAAAACTCCATGTCATGGGAACAGCTAAAGCGATAAAACCGACAATACCGTGAGTAAAAAGTACTCCAAACCAAGTATGGTGTGAACCGATCGGTTTACCCGTAACAACTCTTGGCCCTTTCGGTTCTTTGATTCCAAAACCCCAAATTGGTGCATCATTTTGCCAACGGTATAATGCAATTCTTCCTAAAACTTCCCTCACTCTTGAAGAACTAGCTCTTTGACCATCAAATTGGGCACGAAAATCTTTGTACCAATTAAGTAATTGAATACCAAACATTCCTGAAAAAACGCTAAATGCTCCAGCTGTAAGTTGAATACCTGGGCGAGTCATGTTTGATAAAATCCAGTTAATTACGGGAAGAGTTGGTAAGCATAATATTCCTAAACGTGAATCTGAACTCCAAACCATTGCTGCCGCACCAATCATTCCTAGCCAACGCAATCTTTTGTTTGCTTCCTGACAGACAAGGAAGAAATAAATGTTGCCTACCATTCCTAAAGCAGGTGCCCAAGGAGTAAATAAATATAAACGGGTTTTACCAGTATCTGAATCTCGAATATAAAGAAGTATATTATAGTATTCTGCTCCTACGCCTCCAATTTTATATAGTGGTGATGTAATTATAGGTAAACGAATATTTACCAAACTCATCGCATAAAAAAGTACCACTAAAATTAAGCTTTGAATGCAAAGAATACAAGCGGCGCGGTAAATTAATTGCGATCGAATTTTCAAACATCCACTGAGGGGAAATAAAGCTAAGAGTGCCCAAGTTCTAGCGAAGAAATTAATTGTCGATCTGACAATTCTGGGCAAATCCATATTAAAGTCGAGATGTGCACCAACGATCGCTACTTCCATCAACAACATACCAGCAATCCATATCCAAACTCCTAAAGGAATTCGGATTCTTTCCTCTGGCGGAGTATCTTGTGTTTGTTGCCATAATTGAACGCACAAATAACCTGCTAAGAACCACGCAATTGCGGGAGCTACAATGTGCTGCGCTCCAATTATGTACAACAGATAGGTTCCTGTTATGTAATACCAAATTACCTTCTCTGGAAGATTCTGAGGGGTAATTTTTACTGATTCCCATAAACGTTTAAGTTTTTCAATCATCGGAACCTAATTTATGAAGTGATTATTGGCACTGCGATAAAACTTCTGCTTTAGTAGCAGATAAAACTGATTCTACCAGTTGAGAATTTGGTTGATTTTTATTAACAGATTTGCGATTGCCTATTACTTTTGCAGGTACACCAACAGCAATGGAATAAGGAGGAATATCTTTATTCACTACTGCTCCGGCTCCAATAATACTGCCCCGACCAATTGTGACTCCATCTAATACTTTGACACCGCTACCTAACCAACAATCATCTTCAATGACAATTCCCTTATAAGTATGTCCTTGTTCGACAATTGGTCGATCGGGATCTGTGAAAACATGATTGTTGGCAAAAATCCCTACATGAGGAGCAATCAAACAATATTTACCAATTTTAATTTGCCGACCAGTTAGACAAGTATAAGGCCCAAGAGAGGCGTAATCACCTATTTCTATATAGCCGCTACCGCCGGAGTGCAATTTAATATCAACTGCGCGGTTTAAACGTACCCAATCACCTACGGAAATTTTACTATCTCGACCAACATTTCTCACACGGACATAGCGATCGATTTTTACCCCCTTACCAATTTCCACACAATCAGCATTTACAAATTCCACACCAGGTTCAATGTTTACCGACTTACCCAAACTTCCTAAAATGTATGGATAAAACAATTTTCGTAAAGCTCTTCCTGGTGCTAAAGGAATCCAACCAATGAAAGTAACTAATAAATTTTCTTTCCAGTAAGACAATCGTGAACGAGAAGAAGATTTCATATTATTCCTGACTTTTTCCCAATAGTAAACACCCTAATTTAACAGAAACTAACCTCAATCAGGTCACAGTAAATTTGCAGTTAGTTCAGGAACTTTTTTCCCTGAATTTTCTGCCAAAATAGTTTCATAAAGAGTCAAAGAATCAGCCGCCTCCATAGTAATAGTTCTCACAGGCTGAATTCCTTGGCGAAGTTTATCCAATAAACTACTATCTTTAGCCAGTAAAGCAAAAGCTTCTGCCCAAGCTTTTGGATCGCCAGCAGATACTAACAATCCATCTTCTCCATGTCTTACTTTTTCGGCAATTCCCCCTAAGTTAGAACCGATTACTGGCACGCCATAAGCATGAGCTTCTAACACTACCACTGGCCCTGTTTCTAACCATTGAGAAGGTACAGCTAAGACATCAAAATTAGCAAATCCATCGCCTAATTCGTCACGTTTTAACTGTTTCGCTACTTCAATTCTGGGGTCATTATTAATCCGATCGATAACTTGTTGCCGATATGAATTGTTACTTTCAACGCCATGAATAATTAACTTAATCGGAACTTCTGGTGGGAGAGCTTTTACTGCTTCTACTAATATATGAATTCCCTTTGTATGATCCCAGCGACCTAAGAAACCAACTCGCAATGGTTCCCCTGGTTTTTTGGGTTGTAAAACTCTTTGTTTGAAGACATCGGCAAAAGAATCAGAAATGCCATGTTTTAACAAGAAAATTTTTTCTTTGGGTATACCGTTAACCATTAAAGCTTTGCCAACCCATTGACTCATAACTACAATGCGATCGGCATATTTTGCCATCTCTTGTAAACCTTCCAAACGCGCCGCTGCATAAGCAGGAATCGAAAAAGGATTCAGCAAAGCCTCAGCCGTTTTACTAATTGGTGCAGGTAAATTACTTAAACGTCGAGTTAATCCACTAGCTATTTGACTAGCAGGTACAGGTATTTTACTCAAACTTTCAATAATTGCCGGAGGGATATTTTGGGAAACTCCACAACAATAACCGCAACGTACCGGATCGATTTTGCCATCACAAGCTTCTTCACCATTCAACATCAATGTTTGACGTTGGCAAATTGGTTGAGGTAAACGGACAGAAACCGCTGTTGCCATTCCCAATTCTTTCGCTAAACGAAGATGGGGTAAACCACATTTGGGAGTCCATTGGTGTTGGTGATAAACTTCAGCTTTTTGTGCCTTTAACCACTGAGCAAAGTATTCAAAACCTCCATGAGGAACAGCCCCATGATTTGGTTCAGGTTTAGGTGTTGGGGATACAGGATATCGGTAAACTTCTACTCCCTTATAAATATAAGAATCTGCTGTTGATTTATCTTGAGATGCAGCTA from Phormidium ambiguum IAM M-71 carries:
- a CDS encoding glycosyltransferase family 2 protein, with product MPTVSVIIPAYNAEKTILETIESLQKQTFTDFEIIVINDGSTDSTVELLSKINDLRLKVYTFPNGGLPVARNRGIEKATGEFITFIDADDLWTPDKLESQVTALQQHPEAGVAYSWTAFINEHSEYMYAWEPLYHQGNVYPQLLIRNFISSGSNLMVRRKFIEAAGRFDSTLKSVEDWDYYLRLAALCPFVLVPKYQILYRRSSQSMTSKVDVMEKYILIVTERAFQLAPEELKYLKKRSLANSYRFLVQLSLAHALDEKGVKQASRNIRKSILFSPPILLERKTQRLLLKVILMRLLPYKLSTNISHLLGKVFPSPTTKPITSQS
- a CDS encoding O-antigen ligase family protein, with translation MIEKLKRLWESVKITPQNLPEKVIWYYITGTYLLYIIGAQHIVAPAIAWFLAGYLCVQLWQQTQDTPPEERIRIPLGVWIWIAGMLLMEVAIVGAHLDFNMDLPRIVRSTINFFARTWALLALFPLSGCLKIRSQLIYRAACILCIQSLILVVLFYAMSLVNIRLPIITSPLYKIGGVGAEYYNILLYIRDSDTGKTRLYLFTPWAPALGMVGNIYFFLVCQEANKRLRWLGMIGAAAMVWSSDSRLGILCLPTLPVINWILSNMTRPGIQLTAGAFSVFSGMFGIQLLNWYKDFRAQFDGQRASSSRVREVLGRIALYRWQNDAPIWGFGIKEPKGPRVVTGKPIGSHHTWFGVLFTHGIVGFIALAVPMTWSFIECLIKAQKNTTAQVALGILTVLIMFSFAENLETLAYLYWPGLVILGIALKEKFSLVSKSELTLQNSSY
- a CDS encoding glycosyltransferase; translation: MKTIQAVARYFPESCGGIHIHLSEIIPVLAAMGVETKVAASQDKSTADSYIYKGVEVYRYPVSPTPKPEPNHGAVPHGGFEYFAQWLKAQKAEVYHQHQWTPKCGLPHLRLAKELGMATAVSVRLPQPICQRQTLMLNGEEACDGKIDPVRCGYCCGVSQNIPPAIIESLSKIPVPASQIASGLTRRLSNLPAPISKTAEALLNPFSIPAYAAARLEGLQEMAKYADRIVVMSQWVGKALMVNGIPKEKIFLLKHGISDSFADVFKQRVLQPKKPGEPLRVGFLGRWDHTKGIHILVEAVKALPPEVPIKLIIHGVESNNSYRQQVIDRINNDPRIEVAKQLKRDELGDGFANFDVLAVPSQWLETGPVVVLEAHAYGVPVIGSNLGGIAEKVRHGEDGLLVSAGDPKAWAEAFALLAKDSSLLDKLRQGIQPVRTITMEAADSLTLYETILAENSGKKVPELTANLL